Proteins encoded within one genomic window of Streptomyces taklimakanensis:
- a CDS encoding ABC transporter permease — MGGCLEANDWICGEYLRTRSQELVDATAQHVGIVAVSVGIALLVSFPLALLARRRRAVAGAVLGLTTVLYTIPSLAMFALLLPVFGLSASIVVTGLVLYSLTVLVRNVLAGLESVPQEVREAARGMGYGPARLLLTVELPLALPALMAGVRIATVSAVSLTTVGAIVGHGGLGNLIYSGMDSFFKAEVLTASVICVVLAVVADVLLLGAQRLLSPWARARRRTRGTGVGRWKRSAARGVG; from the coding sequence ATGGGCGGGTGTCTGGAGGCCAACGACTGGATCTGCGGCGAGTACCTCCGCACCCGGAGCCAGGAACTGGTCGACGCCACCGCCCAGCACGTCGGCATCGTCGCCGTCTCCGTGGGGATCGCCCTGCTGGTCTCCTTCCCGCTGGCCCTGCTCGCCCGTCGCCGGCGGGCGGTCGCGGGGGCCGTCCTGGGCCTGACGACCGTGCTCTACACGATTCCCTCGCTGGCGATGTTCGCCCTGCTGCTGCCGGTCTTCGGCCTGTCGGCCTCGATCGTCGTCACCGGTCTGGTGCTGTACTCGTTGACCGTGCTGGTCCGTAACGTCCTGGCCGGACTGGAGTCCGTGCCGCAGGAGGTCAGGGAGGCGGCGCGCGGCATGGGGTACGGGCCGGCGCGGCTGCTGCTGACCGTCGAACTGCCCCTGGCGCTGCCCGCCCTGATGGCCGGTGTGCGGATCGCCACGGTGTCGGCGGTGTCGCTCACCACGGTCGGCGCCATCGTCGGCCACGGAGGGCTCGGCAACCTGATCTACAGCGGCATGGACAGCTTCTTCAAGGCGGAGGTCCTCACGGCCTCGGTGATCTGCGTCGTCCTCGCCGTGGTGGCGGACGTCCTGCTGTTGGGAGCGCAGCGGCTGCTCTCCCCCTGGGCCCGTGCCCGACGACGTACGAGGGGAACGGGGGTGGGACGGTGGAAGCGCTCGGCGGCGCGTGGAGTTGGCTGA
- a CDS encoding ABC transporter permease subunit translates to MEALGGAWSWLTDGANWAGEGGVWHRLGEHVWLTAACLALACAVALPIALWLGHLGRGGALAVNLANIGRAVPTFAVLVLLSLGPLGTEGHWPTVIALVLFAVPPLLTNAYVGMRETDRDVVEAARGMGMSGWQLLRQVELPLALPMIATGVRTAAVQLVATATLAALTGGGGLGRIITAGFNTYDTAQVVAGAVLVAVLALTVEAVLAGAQRLSAPTRRRERRRHRERTPPRAPGRAPSGDRHGDDARRSVTIPNDGWGGT, encoded by the coding sequence GTGGAAGCGCTCGGCGGCGCGTGGAGTTGGCTGACCGACGGCGCCAACTGGGCCGGAGAGGGCGGGGTGTGGCACCGCCTCGGCGAGCACGTCTGGCTGACGGCGGCCTGCCTGGCCCTCGCCTGCGCCGTCGCCCTGCCGATCGCGCTCTGGCTCGGTCACCTCGGCAGGGGCGGCGCGTTGGCCGTCAACCTCGCCAACATCGGGCGGGCGGTGCCGACCTTCGCGGTACTGGTGCTGCTCTCCCTCGGTCCGCTGGGGACGGAGGGGCACTGGCCCACCGTCATCGCGCTGGTGTTGTTCGCCGTCCCGCCGCTGCTGACCAACGCCTACGTGGGGATGCGGGAGACGGACCGCGACGTGGTGGAGGCGGCGCGCGGCATGGGCATGTCCGGGTGGCAGCTCCTGCGGCAGGTGGAGCTGCCCCTGGCCCTTCCGATGATCGCGACGGGCGTCCGCACCGCGGCCGTCCAGCTCGTGGCGACGGCCACGTTGGCCGCCCTGACCGGAGGGGGTGGCCTCGGCCGGATCATCACGGCGGGTTTCAACACCTACGACACGGCGCAAGTGGTAGCGGGGGCGGTTCTCGTGGCGGTGCTGGCGCTGACGGTCGAGGCGGTGCTCGCGGGCGCGCAGCGGCTGTCGGCCCCGACGCGACGGCGAGAACGCCGGCGGCACCGGGAGAGGACACCGCCCCGTGCGCCGGGGCGGGCACCGTCGGGGGACCGACACGGTGACGACGCTCGCCGGAGCGTGACGATACCGAACGACGGATGGGGTGGGACGTGA